The Cynocephalus volans isolate mCynVol1 chromosome 2, mCynVol1.pri, whole genome shotgun sequence genome window below encodes:
- the GTF2H3 gene encoding general transcription factor IIH subunit 3 isoform X2, which yields MVSDEDELNLLVIIVDTNPIWWGKQALKESQFTLSKCIDAVMVLGNSHLFMNRCNKLAVIASHIQESRFLYPGKNGRLGDFFGDPGNPLSEFNPSGSKDGKYELLTAANEVIVEEIKDLMTQSDIKGQYTETLLAGSLAKALCYIHRINKEVKDNQEMKSRILVIKAAEDSALQYMNFMNVIFAAQKQNILIDACVLDSDSGLLQQACDITGGLYLKVPQMPSLLQYLLWVFLPDQDQRAQLILPPPVHVDYRAACFCHRNLIEIGYVCSVCLSIFCNFSPICTTCETAFKISLPPVLKAKKKKLKVSA from the exons TTTACTTTATCCAAATGCATAGATGCTGTgatggtgctgggaaattccCATTTATTCATGAATCGTTGCAACAAACTTGCTGTGATAGCAAGTCACATTCAAGAAAG TCGATTCTTatatcctggaaagaatggtagACTTGGAGACTTCTTTGGAGACCCTGGCAACCCTCTTTCTGAATTTAATCCCTCAGGGAGTAAAGATGGAAAATACGAGCTGTTGACAGCAGCAAATGAAGTTATTGTTGAAGAGATCAAAGATCTAATGACCCAGA GTGACATAAAGGGTCAATATACAGAAACTCTGCTGGCAGGATCCCTCGCCAAAGCCCTTTGCT ATATTCATAGAATAAATAAGGAAGTTAAAG ATAATCAGGAAATGAAATCAAGGATTttg GTGATTAAGGCTGCAGAAGACAGCGCATTGCAGTACATGAACTTCATGAATGTCATCTTTGCAGCACAGAAACAG AATATTTTGATTGATGCCTGCGTTTTAGACTCAGATTCAGGACTCCTCCAACAG GCTTGTGACATCACAGGAGGACTGTACTTGAAAGTACCTCAGATGCCCTCCCTTCTACAGTATTTACTG TGGGTTTTTCTTCCCGATCAAGATCAGAGAGCTCAGTtaatcctcccacccccagttcaTGTTGACTACAGGGCCGCTTGCTTCTGTCACCGAAATCTCATCGAAATTGGCTATGTCTGTTCCGTGTGTTTGTCAA taTTCTGCAATTTCAGCCCTATCTGTACCACATGCGA GACAGCCTTTAAGATTTCTCTTCCTCCTGTACTGAAggccaagaaaaagaaactaaaagtgTCTGCATGA